In Humulus lupulus chromosome 6, drHumLupu1.1, whole genome shotgun sequence, a single genomic region encodes these proteins:
- the LOC133782460 gene encoding chloroplastic lipocalin has product MVQALLQAVPFFHSSSSIVSSSISRGVPGKIMVKCSIENSSVSSKLVTRHILSGLAASIITISQINQAVAADVPHQRNICQLANAASNLPTLPLDEDSYKGGAKLMMMRGMTAKNFDPIRYSGRWFEVASLKRGFAGQGQEDCHCTQGVYTFDMEAPSIQVDTFCVHGDPDGYITGIRGKVQCLSENDLEQNETDLEKQEMIKEKCYLRFPTLPFIPKEPYDVIATDYYNFALVSGAKDRSFIQIYSRTPNPGPQFIEKYKSYLANFGYDPSKIKDTPQDCQVMSNSQLTAMMSMSGMQQALTNQFPDLGLKASVEFNPFTSVFDTLKKLVELYFK; this is encoded by the exons ATGGTGCAAGCTCTTCTACAAGCTGTACCATTTTTCCATTCCTCTTCTTCTATTGTTTCCTCCTCTATCTCCAG GGGAGTGCCTGGTAAAATAATGGTGAAGTGCTCAATTGAGAATTCTTCTGTATCTAGTAAGCTTGTGACCAGACATATTTTATCTGGTCTTGCAGCTTCAATAATCACCATCTCTCAAATTAATCAG GCTGTGGCTGCTGATGTGCCCCATCAAAGAAATATATGCCAGCTTGCAAATGCAGCAAGTAATTTGCCAACCCTTCCACTTGATGAGGATTCTTATAAAGGAGGTGCGAAGCTAATGATGATGAGAGGCATGACGGCTAAGAATTTTGATCCCATCAGATATTCTGGAAGATGGTTTGAAGTAGCTTCTCTTAAACGCGGGTTCGCTGGACAAGGTCAGGAAGATTGCCACTGCACGCAG GGTGTATATACGTTTGATATGGAGGCACCATCAATTCAAGTTGATACCTTTTGTGTTCACGGAGACCCTGATGGATATATAACAGGTATAAGAGGGAAGGTCCAATGCCTTTCAGAAAACGATTTGGAGCAAAATGAGACTGATCTGGAAAAACAAGAGATGATTAAAGAGAAATGTTATCTGCGTTTCCCAACATTGCCCTTCATTCCTAAGGAGCCATATGATGTGATTGCAACTGATTACTACAATTTcgctcttgtttctggagcaaaAGACAGAAGTTTTATACAG ATATACTCAAGGACACCTAACCCTGGACCTCAATTCATAGAGAAGTACAAGTCTTACTTGGCCAACTTTGGATATGATCCGAGCAAAATCAAAGACACCCCACAAGATTGCCAAGTAATGTCAAATAGTCAGCTAACTGCGATGATGTCAATGTCAGGAATGCAGCAGGCTCTAACTAACCAGTTCCCTGATCTGGGATTGAAAGCCTCTGTTGAGTTTAACCCTTTTACTAGTGTATTTGACACTCTGAAGAAGCTTGTTGAGCTCTATTTTAAGTAG
- the LOC133782461 gene encoding protein LHCP TRANSLOCATION DEFECT, with the protein MASIPWTITSTPHLTLTPHSSTSLPKFNTQFVSGRRSSRLGWVRSSSGIGPSNGSRAKCWFKFGKNGVDAEGAGIYGSQSRDDFDRDDVEQYFNYMGMLAVEGTYDKMEALLSLNIHPVDILLMMAASEGDKPKIEELLRAGAKYDVKDGDGRTAIERAQSDETKDFILNFSVQKA; encoded by the exons ATGGCTTCAATACCATGGACTATAACTTCCACACCCCACCTGACCTTAACCCCTCATTCATCTACTTCTCTGCCCAAATTCAACACCCAGTTTGTGAGTGGCAGAAGAAGTAGTAGGCTTGGTTGGGTTAGATCCTCCTCTGGTATTGGTCCCTCCAACGGGTCTAGAGCCAAGTGTTGGTTCAAATTTGGCAAAAATGGTGTTGATGCTGAAGGTGCTGGCATTTATGGCAGTCAGTCCCGTGATGATTTTGATAGAGATGATGTCGAAcag TATTTCAACTACATGGGAATGCTTGCTGTTGAGGGTACATATGATAAAATGGAGGCTCTTCTAAGCTTAAACATTCATCCAGTAGATATTTTGCTGATGATGGCTGCCTCAGAGGGTGACAAGCCAAAAATTGAGGAGTTACTAAGAGCTGGAGCTAAGTATGATGTCAAGGATGGTGATGGAAGAACAGCAATTGAGAGAGCTCAAAGTGATGAAACCAAGGACTTCATTCTTAATTTTTCAGTTCAAAAAGCATGA